One window from the genome of Methylomarinovum caldicuralii encodes:
- a CDS encoding lysophospholipid acyltransferase family protein has translation MERGLRFAATVLSYLVYGLGALLVWWLIYPATAWRHPPAARPAYARRLSRRAFRFFVEWMRRTGVWDFHLEGAQRLRGRGRVIVANHPSFLDIVLLFAFVEDAVCVVKPSLARVPLVGRPIRCCGHILADDSQTLLPAALAALRQGANLILFPQGTRTPPEAAWRFQRSAARIALETGAPIVPVYLRYRPLLLGKGQSWHQVPEYRPAVTVTVGAEIDPGKVMDAGLPLSVAARRLTRHLERLYSDWHERDASRAPAGRR, from the coding sequence ATGGAACGGGGCTTGCGCTTTGCCGCCACCGTGCTCAGCTATCTGGTCTACGGGCTGGGCGCGCTGCTGGTGTGGTGGCTGATCTATCCGGCCACCGCCTGGCGTCATCCCCCCGCCGCCCGTCCGGCCTACGCCCGCCGTCTGAGCCGGCGGGCGTTTCGCTTTTTCGTTGAATGGATGCGCCGGACCGGGGTTTGGGACTTCCACCTGGAAGGTGCGCAGCGCCTGCGGGGCCGGGGGCGGGTGATCGTCGCCAACCACCCCTCGTTTCTCGACATCGTGCTGCTGTTCGCTTTCGTGGAGGACGCCGTATGCGTGGTCAAGCCGTCGCTGGCGCGGGTGCCGCTGGTGGGCCGGCCGATCCGCTGCTGCGGCCACATCCTCGCGGACGATTCGCAGACCTTGCTGCCGGCGGCGCTGGCCGCGCTGCGGCAAGGCGCCAACCTGATCCTGTTCCCCCAGGGAACCCGCACCCCGCCGGAAGCGGCGTGGCGGTTCCAGCGCAGCGCTGCCCGCATTGCCCTGGAGACCGGTGCGCCCATCGTGCCGGTGTACCTGCGTTACCGGCCCCTGTTGCTGGGCAAGGGGCAGTCCTGGCATCAGGTGCCCGAGTATCGACCTGCGGTGACGGTGACCGTGGGGGCGGAAATCGATCCTGGAAAGGTCATGGACGCGGGGCTGCCCTTGTCTGTGGCCGCCAGGCGTTTGACCCGCCATCTGGAACGGCTGTATTCGGATTGGCATGAGCGAGATGCTTCGAGAGCGCCTGCCGGGAGGCGTTGA
- a CDS encoding acyl carrier protein: MTDRDAVYATLCRLLEELFEIDPAQVTPETTFQELDIDSIDAVDLVVRLHDLIGKRIPPDDFRQIRTVGDVVDVVQRLSRP, translated from the coding sequence ATGACAGACCGGGATGCCGTTTACGCCACGCTGTGCCGCCTGCTCGAGGAACTGTTCGAGATCGACCCGGCACAGGTCACCCCCGAGACCACCTTCCAGGAACTGGACATCGACAGCATCGATGCGGTCGATCTGGTGGTCCGTCTGCACGATCTCATCGGCAAGCGCATCCCGCCGGATGACTTTCGTCAGATCCGGACCGTTGGCGACGTCGTCGATGTGGTGCAGCGCCTCAGCCGCCCATGA
- a CDS encoding beta-ketoacyl-ACP synthase, which translates to MRRVVVTGMAAISPLGSDWATVRERLRQRRNAVARRDDWAAYEGLHCLLAAPVTDFQLPDHYTRKRTRSMGRVSLLAVRASELALADAGLLDDPIVASGETGVAYGSSVGSTDAIADFGAMLLHHRLGGLNAGTYLKMMGHTTAVNVALFFQVRGRIIPAVSACTSGSQAIGFAYEAIRTGRQTVMIAGGAEELCPTEVAVFDTLYAASTRNEAPQATPRPFDRDRDGLVLGEGACTLILEDRDHALARGARIHAEIAGFGTNADGAHVTQPSRPTMRRAMELALEDAGLPPQAVGYVSAHGTGTRQGDEAESWATWDVYGERTPVSTLKSYTGHTLGACGALEALAAIEMMREGWFHPNLNLEHPDPACAPLDYLTGDGRRLDCEVVASHNFAFGGINTALILRRHP; encoded by the coding sequence CCATCTCCCCCCTGGGGTCGGATTGGGCCACGGTGCGGGAGCGGCTGCGGCAGCGGCGCAACGCCGTGGCCCGGCGCGACGACTGGGCGGCCTACGAAGGGTTGCATTGCTTGCTGGCGGCACCGGTGACCGATTTCCAATTGCCGGACCACTATACCCGCAAGCGCACCCGCAGCATGGGGCGGGTGTCGCTGCTGGCGGTGCGCGCCAGCGAGCTGGCGCTGGCCGATGCCGGCCTGCTGGACGACCCCATCGTCGCTTCCGGGGAAACCGGCGTGGCCTACGGATCCTCGGTGGGCTCCACCGACGCCATCGCCGATTTCGGCGCCATGCTGCTCCACCACCGCCTCGGCGGTCTCAACGCCGGCACCTATCTCAAGATGATGGGACACACCACCGCGGTCAACGTTGCCCTGTTCTTCCAGGTGCGCGGCCGCATCATCCCGGCGGTGAGCGCCTGCACTTCCGGCAGCCAGGCCATCGGTTTCGCCTATGAGGCGATCCGAACCGGGCGCCAGACGGTGATGATCGCCGGTGGCGCCGAGGAACTGTGCCCCACGGAAGTGGCGGTGTTCGACACCCTGTACGCCGCCAGCACCCGCAACGAGGCGCCACAGGCGACCCCCCGCCCCTTCGACCGCGACCGCGACGGCCTGGTGCTGGGCGAGGGAGCCTGCACCCTGATTCTGGAGGACCGTGACCACGCCCTGGCGCGCGGCGCCCGCATCCACGCCGAAATCGCCGGCTTCGGCACCAATGCCGACGGCGCCCACGTCACCCAGCCGTCGCGCCCCACCATGCGCCGGGCGATGGAGCTGGCGCTGGAGGACGCCGGCCTGCCGCCGCAAGCGGTGGGTTACGTCAGCGCCCACGGCACCGGCACCCGCCAGGGAGACGAAGCCGAGAGCTGGGCCACCTGGGACGTCTATGGCGAGCGCACGCCGGTCAGCACCCTCAAGAGCTACACCGGCCACACCCTGGGGGCCTGCGGGGCGCTGGAAGCCTTGGCGGCGATCGAAATGATGCGCGAGGGCTGGTTCCATCCCAATCTCAACCTGGAGCATCCCGATCCTGCCTGCGCGCCGCTGGACTATCTCACTGGCGACGGCCGGAGGCTCGACTGCGAGGTGGTGGCGAGCCACAATTTCGCCTTCGGCGGCATCAACACCGCCCTGATCCTGCGCCGCCACCCCTGA
- a CDS encoding AMP-dependent synthetase: MPDPRPLPQILARRREDWRVDYRLYLPADLACFQGHFPGFPLLAGVVQIHWAAALFLEEFALPLCFRRMENIKFKRLVVPEMTLELRLDYDPERKRLAFRYRTGEGECSSGRLYWE; this comes from the coding sequence ATGCCTGATCCCCGCCCGCTGCCGCAGATTCTGGCCCGCCGGCGGGAAGACTGGCGGGTGGACTACCGCCTGTATCTGCCGGCGGATCTGGCCTGTTTCCAGGGCCATTTTCCCGGTTTTCCCCTTCTTGCCGGGGTGGTGCAGATCCACTGGGCCGCAGCGCTGTTTCTGGAGGAATTCGCCCTGCCGCTGTGTTTCCGGCGGATGGAGAACATCAAGTTCAAGCGCCTGGTGGTGCCGGAGATGACGCTGGAATTGCGCCTCGATTACGATCCCGAACGCAAGCGGCTGGCCTTCCGTTACCGCACTGGGGAAGGGGAGTGCAGTTCCGGGCGGCTGTACTGGGAGTGA